One window of Athalia rosae chromosome 2, iyAthRosa1.1, whole genome shotgun sequence genomic DNA carries:
- the LOC105689152 gene encoding low density lipoprotein receptor adapter protein 1-like isoform X1: protein MSFFRGLWRSSSKHKKLCEEWALASSRECVEGGGGGCGGQEDAEDPAEATFTLKYLGSTLVETPSSEEATAEAIKTIITMAKASGKKLQRVSLAVSLRGIRMTDVATEEDQLQVSIYRISYCSADATHDHVFAFIATNLNETMECHAFLCPKRKMAQTVTLTVAQAFNTAYQAWQLTQVDPRIHHTRDKSPPMNDENCIEYHEKILNELKNNEKHSRENNQNVKLNNINETQKNLLIDLSSDSKPEGNSWVCFEEEVGVDNKNTRNNNSSTSIPMSTLRTTTTITSSTVTPARYVTPRPSPSPLAGQNNAWGESRSVNLMCS, encoded by the exons AATTATGCGAAGAATGGGCCTTGGCGAGCAGTAGAGAGTGCGTGGAAGGTGGCGGCGGAGGTTGCGGGGGACAGGAAGACGCCGAGGATCCGGCCGAGGCCACGTTTACGTTGAAATACCTGGGGAGCACCCTCGTCGAGACACCCTCGAGCGAGGAGGCCACGGCTGAGGCCATCAAAACCATCATCACCATG gcAAAAGCCAGCGGTAAAAAACTCCAAAGGGTATCCCTTGCGGTCAGTCTACGGGGTATTAGAATGACCGACGTTGCTACCGAAGAGGATCAACTCCAAGTCTCGATTTATAG GATCTCTTACTGCTCGGCCGACGCTACTCACGACCATGTATTCGCATTCATTGCTACGAACCTCAACGAGACAATGGAATGCCACGCTTTTTTATGTCCAAAAAGGAAAATGGCTCAGACTGTTACGCTGACCGTAGCTCAGGCCTTTAACACCGCGTATCAAGCCTGGCAGCTGACCCAAGTCGACCCTCGTATTCATCACACGAGAGACAAAAGCCCACCAATGAACGACGAGAATTGTATCG AGTATCACGAAAAAATCctaaacgaattgaaaaacaacGAGAAACATAGCagggaaaataatcaaaacgtGAAACTGAACAATATTAACGAGACGCAGAAGAATCTACTCATTGATCTCTCATCCGATTCAAAACCAGAGGGAAACTCATGG GTTTGCTTCGAGGAGGAAGTTGGTGTGGACAACAAAAATACTCGCAACAACAACTCGTCGACCAGTATCCCGATGTCGACCCTTAGGACGACGACAACAATAACGTCGTCTACCGTGACTCCGGCTAGATACGTAACTCCACGCCCTTCGCCGTCGCCCTTGGCGGGGCAAAATAACGCCTGGGGCGAGTCCAGGTCGGTAAACTTGATGTGTTCGTAG
- the LOC105689152 gene encoding low density lipoprotein receptor adapter protein 1-like isoform X2, protein MPFFKKLRRFSPKHKKLCEEWALASSRECVEGGGGGCGGQEDAEDPAEATFTLKYLGSTLVETPSSEEATAEAIKTIITMAKASGKKLQRVSLAVSLRGIRMTDVATEEDQLQVSIYRISYCSADATHDHVFAFIATNLNETMECHAFLCPKRKMAQTVTLTVAQAFNTAYQAWQLTQVDPRIHHTRDKSPPMNDENCIEYHEKILNELKNNEKHSRENNQNVKLNNINETQKNLLIDLSSDSKPEGNSWVCFEEEVGVDNKNTRNNNSSTSIPMSTLRTTTTITSSTVTPARYVTPRPSPSPLAGQNNAWGESRSVNLMCS, encoded by the exons AATTATGCGAAGAATGGGCCTTGGCGAGCAGTAGAGAGTGCGTGGAAGGTGGCGGCGGAGGTTGCGGGGGACAGGAAGACGCCGAGGATCCGGCCGAGGCCACGTTTACGTTGAAATACCTGGGGAGCACCCTCGTCGAGACACCCTCGAGCGAGGAGGCCACGGCTGAGGCCATCAAAACCATCATCACCATG gcAAAAGCCAGCGGTAAAAAACTCCAAAGGGTATCCCTTGCGGTCAGTCTACGGGGTATTAGAATGACCGACGTTGCTACCGAAGAGGATCAACTCCAAGTCTCGATTTATAG GATCTCTTACTGCTCGGCCGACGCTACTCACGACCATGTATTCGCATTCATTGCTACGAACCTCAACGAGACAATGGAATGCCACGCTTTTTTATGTCCAAAAAGGAAAATGGCTCAGACTGTTACGCTGACCGTAGCTCAGGCCTTTAACACCGCGTATCAAGCCTGGCAGCTGACCCAAGTCGACCCTCGTATTCATCACACGAGAGACAAAAGCCCACCAATGAACGACGAGAATTGTATCG AGTATCACGAAAAAATCctaaacgaattgaaaaacaacGAGAAACATAGCagggaaaataatcaaaacgtGAAACTGAACAATATTAACGAGACGCAGAAGAATCTACTCATTGATCTCTCATCCGATTCAAAACCAGAGGGAAACTCATGG GTTTGCTTCGAGGAGGAAGTTGGTGTGGACAACAAAAATACTCGCAACAACAACTCGTCGACCAGTATCCCGATGTCGACCCTTAGGACGACGACAACAATAACGTCGTCTACCGTGACTCCGGCTAGATACGTAACTCCACGCCCTTCGCCGTCGCCCTTGGCGGGGCAAAATAACGCCTGGGGCGAGTCCAGGTCGGTAAACTTGATGTGTTCGTAG